Proteins co-encoded in one Desulfoplanes formicivorans genomic window:
- a CDS encoding M23 family metallopeptidase produces the protein MFRKKYAYNRYINPPKRSKRAFLLPIAILGAGALICGLFFTQQPGETTPFASHGTTTANDLPSPKGMEASNPTLSLVTPAPQPQQITSKVVKGDTISGILASYLTPPDILQLSHVCQPVFPLSDIRPGHPYVLVLENKILTRFEYEINEEQKLVVTCNPNGFTATKQDIVYEIKREVVQGSIDSNLSLALEKLGQGPGLAVMMEDILGWDVDFGRDIRQGDRFRLLVEKRYRKGQPAGYGHILAIDFHNQDTTIRAFRFTDSKGRTSYFDETGQSMRKAFLKAPLSFTRISSGYANRRFHPILKRWRPHHGVDYAAPRGTPIRSVGDGVVVTKAYDKAAGRYIKIRHARGYETVYNHMSRFARSIRKGVRVKQGQVIGYVGSTGYATGPHLDFRVKRHGSYINPLRMKSPPTNPVPPQDMARFKNEVTLLAKAMNAPRLEDRNPKDRIMEAGAKGDAPPKG, from the coding sequence ATGTTCAGAAAAAAATACGCATACAACCGGTACATTAATCCCCCAAAGCGATCCAAACGGGCTTTCCTGCTCCCCATAGCCATACTCGGTGCGGGAGCGCTCATTTGTGGCCTTTTTTTCACCCAGCAACCCGGAGAAACAACCCCGTTCGCATCGCACGGGACAACAACGGCAAATGATCTCCCTTCCCCCAAAGGGATGGAGGCCTCAAACCCCACACTCTCCCTTGTCACTCCTGCCCCCCAACCGCAGCAGATCACCTCAAAAGTTGTCAAAGGAGACACCATCAGCGGCATCCTTGCCTCCTACCTGACCCCTCCGGACATTCTCCAGCTGAGCCACGTCTGTCAGCCCGTGTTTCCTCTTTCCGACATTCGCCCGGGTCACCCCTATGTTCTGGTTCTTGAAAACAAGATCCTGACCAGGTTCGAATACGAGATCAACGAAGAACAGAAACTCGTCGTCACCTGTAACCCGAACGGCTTTACCGCCACCAAGCAAGATATTGTCTATGAGATCAAGCGGGAGGTCGTGCAGGGAAGTATTGATTCAAACCTTTCTCTGGCACTGGAGAAACTGGGCCAGGGTCCCGGCCTTGCCGTGATGATGGAAGACATTCTGGGCTGGGACGTGGATTTTGGCAGGGATATTCGCCAAGGAGACCGGTTCAGACTTCTGGTGGAAAAACGGTATCGCAAGGGTCAACCCGCTGGATACGGCCATATCTTGGCCATAGATTTTCACAATCAAGATACAACTATCAGGGCATTCCGCTTTACGGACAGCAAGGGCAGAACCTCATATTTTGATGAAACAGGGCAGTCCATGCGCAAGGCCTTTTTAAAGGCGCCCCTCTCCTTCACCCGGATATCATCCGGGTATGCCAACCGACGATTTCATCCCATCTTGAAACGGTGGCGGCCCCACCACGGCGTGGACTATGCCGCTCCCAGGGGCACACCTATCCGCAGTGTCGGGGACGGCGTAGTGGTGACCAAAGCCTATGACAAGGCAGCAGGACGATACATCAAAATCCGCCATGCCCGAGGCTACGAAACCGTGTACAATCACATGAGCCGATTTGCCCGGTCCATCCGCAAGGGGGTTCGCGTGAAACAGGGGCAGGTCATCGGGTACGTGGGGTCCACAGGGTATGCCACGGGCCCGCATCTTGATTTCCGGGTCAAGCGCCACGGATCCTATATCAATCCCCTGCGCATGAAATCGCCTCCCACCAACCCGGTCCCCCCCCAGGACATGGCCCGATTCAAAAATGAAGTGACCTTGCTGGCAAAAGCAATGAACGCGCCCCGACTTGAGGACAGGAACCCCAAGGACAGGATCATGGAAGCCGGGGCCAAGGGGGATGCGCCTCCCAAGGGATGA
- a CDS encoding EAL domain-containing protein yields the protein MDSPQHLFPPVPPAIKGSPFDMAFVIDRQGICLDILALDPDLVLQKTFTKGTSLAEVLPPQIGQLLPEMIQQSLTKNIPHRVEFPLTHAATGSEHWFVARCLLLPCSVHAKPRFLWYGRDNTAHKIRETELTMYRDHLEEMVKLRTQEQRRTNEELRKEIDRHKLTSKALTLARERYDLAIRGAKDGIWDWDLTNDSVYLSPQWKESLGFADHEISNDIWEWATRIQKDDYEKMLENFGRILRSNESNFANEYRMYHKDGSIRWIYIKGAVLRDSEGKAVRMAGTCTDITGRKHAENISSMLLQIANAINTTVDLEELYASIHKILLTFIEAKNFCIALVDPKKDRLVFPYFRDEIEQQFTELEHFSANTQGGIVKVVKSGRTLVLTTKHQIDSHGIGMPAKIWIGVPLKSRDKVIGAMAVQHYIWPDHDTAQDVQILEAVSSQIALAIERKANEKLLSHLAMHDSLTHLPNRILLRERVGQALRRVQRNKDYHFALAMIDLDRFKFVNDCHGHHVGDALLQKMATRIHRSLRSIDTLARLGGDEFAILFEEIGTSHKLIHKIKKIQAIIQKPFSIKGYDVQIDSSIGLILKTGSYSTVDDLLRDADTAMYQAKSMGPGKIRVFSKSMHRQNMITMSLEQDLRQALTRDEFFLEYQPVVNFVTMDVEGFEALLRWRHPTRGLISPNQFIPIAEDTGLIREIGLWAMEQACSTLATWHREIPSSRRMTMAVNLSAKQLNVLGLSKKIRQIMDASGITPSVLNIEITETAIMEAPKSALAALKQIKALGVGVALDDFGTGYSSLSYLHNFPTDTIKIDRSFVAAIQNDEESLEIVRAIVILGNSLSLKVIAEGIETWKQYETLKNMGCDQAQGFLFSHPLGETICRELLEHPETIPWKHAIPHLDP from the coding sequence ATGGATAGTCCCCAGCACTTGTTTCCTCCGGTCCCACCCGCCATCAAGGGTTCTCCCTTTGACATGGCCTTTGTCATTGATCGACAAGGGATCTGTCTTGACATTCTGGCCCTGGATCCGGATCTCGTCTTACAAAAAACCTTCACCAAAGGCACGAGCCTTGCCGAAGTTCTCCCCCCTCAGATAGGCCAACTCCTTCCGGAGATGATCCAACAATCCCTTACCAAAAATATCCCGCATCGTGTAGAATTTCCCCTAACCCATGCGGCCACAGGGAGTGAACATTGGTTTGTGGCTCGCTGCCTGCTTCTGCCATGTTCCGTCCATGCGAAACCTCGATTCCTCTGGTACGGCCGGGACAACACCGCTCATAAAATTCGAGAAACCGAACTGACCATGTACCGGGATCATCTCGAAGAGATGGTAAAACTCCGAACCCAAGAACAACGTAGAACCAATGAAGAACTCAGAAAGGAAATCGATCGGCACAAGCTAACCTCAAAAGCCCTTACACTGGCTCGAGAACGCTATGACCTGGCAATTCGGGGGGCCAAGGACGGCATTTGGGACTGGGATTTAACCAATGACTCGGTGTATCTTTCTCCCCAATGGAAAGAATCCCTGGGATTTGCCGATCATGAAATTTCCAATGATATCTGGGAGTGGGCCACGCGGATTCAAAAGGATGACTACGAAAAGATGCTCGAAAACTTTGGCCGAATCCTGCGCAGCAATGAATCCAACTTTGCCAACGAGTACCGGATGTACCACAAGGACGGGTCCATCCGTTGGATTTATATCAAGGGCGCCGTGCTCAGGGACAGTGAGGGGAAAGCCGTCCGGATGGCCGGGACGTGTACGGATATCACCGGGCGCAAACATGCCGAAAACATTTCCAGCATGCTTTTGCAAATAGCCAATGCCATCAACACCACTGTTGATTTGGAGGAACTCTACGCCTCCATCCACAAGATCCTGCTCACCTTTATAGAGGCTAAAAATTTCTGCATCGCCCTGGTGGACCCCAAAAAAGACAGACTGGTTTTCCCGTATTTCCGGGACGAGATCGAGCAGCAGTTCACGGAACTAGAACATTTCAGCGCCAATACCCAGGGCGGGATCGTCAAGGTTGTCAAATCGGGCAGGACCCTTGTTCTGACCACCAAGCACCAGATAGATTCCCATGGCATCGGCATGCCCGCCAAGATTTGGATCGGGGTACCCCTCAAATCCAGGGACAAGGTCATCGGGGCTATGGCCGTCCAACATTATATCTGGCCCGACCACGACACCGCTCAGGACGTGCAGATCCTCGAAGCCGTGTCCTCCCAGATCGCTCTGGCCATTGAACGCAAGGCCAATGAAAAGCTGCTCTCCCATCTGGCCATGCACGATTCCCTGACCCATCTCCCCAACCGAATTCTGCTCAGGGAACGGGTTGGACAAGCCCTGCGCCGAGTCCAGCGGAACAAGGATTATCATTTTGCCTTGGCCATGATTGATCTGGACCGATTCAAGTTTGTCAATGATTGCCATGGGCATCACGTGGGTGATGCCCTCCTGCAGAAAATGGCCACCCGCATTCACCGCTCGCTCAGATCCATTGATACTCTGGCCCGCCTCGGTGGAGATGAATTCGCCATCTTGTTCGAAGAAATCGGGACCTCCCACAAGCTTATCCATAAAATAAAAAAAATTCAGGCAATCATCCAGAAACCTTTCTCCATCAAAGGATATGATGTCCAGATCGACTCGAGCATTGGATTAATCCTCAAGACGGGCTCCTACAGCACGGTGGACGACCTGCTCAGAGATGCGGATACGGCCATGTACCAGGCCAAGAGCATGGGGCCGGGCAAAATCCGAGTGTTCAGCAAGAGCATGCACCGTCAGAACATGATCACCATGAGTCTCGAACAGGATTTGCGTCAGGCCTTAACCAGGGACGAATTTTTCTTGGAGTACCAGCCGGTGGTCAACTTCGTGACCATGGACGTGGAAGGGTTCGAGGCCCTGCTTCGCTGGAGACATCCCACCCGGGGACTCATCTCCCCGAACCAGTTCATTCCCATTGCCGAAGACACCGGACTGATCCGGGAGATCGGCCTTTGGGCCATGGAGCAGGCCTGCTCGACCCTGGCCACATGGCACCGGGAGATCCCGTCATCACGTCGCATGACCATGGCCGTAAATCTTTCTGCCAAACAATTGAACGTGCTTGGTCTTTCCAAAAAAATCAGGCAGATCATGGACGCCAGCGGGATTACGCCTTCGGTCTTGAACATTGAGATCACGGAAACCGCGATCATGGAAGCTCCCAAATCAGCCCTGGCAGCCCTCAAGCAGATCAAGGCCCTGGGCGTGGGCGTGGCCCTGGACGATTTTGGTACGGGCTATTCGTCCCTGTCCTATCTGCACAATTTCCCCACAGATACCATCAAGATCGACAGATCCTTTGTCGCTGCGATTCAGAATGATGAAGAAAGCCTTGAAATCGTCCGGGCCATTGTCATCCTTGGCAACAGCCTGAGCCTCAAGGTCATTGCCGAAGGAATCGAGACATGGAAACAGTATGAAACCCTAAAGAACATGGGCTGCGATCAGGCCCAGGGATTCTTATTCTCCCATCCCCTGGGCGAGACCATTTGTCGAGAACTTCTCGAACATCCGGAAACAATCCCGTGGAAACACGCCATTCCGCATCTTGATCCGTAA
- a CDS encoding MogA/MoaB family molybdenum cofactor biosynthesis protein, translating into MRTTLVEPPFSTCQGTPQRLLLAEEPLDHPGPTLLGTREIHRMRAGDLLGRDTSPLLQAVARIWNPTPDGRSVAAWIMQCLEHTLPRDEALHWLPRARSLAWITLSDKGSQGKREDASGPIIEDQVRETMELSLARGFLIPDSPTRLRALLTDLALFQGFDLILTTGGTGVGPRDITPETTLAVIDKRLPGFEHAMTAASLAKTPMGVISRAVAGTLGSSLIINLPGSPKAVRENLAAILPAIGHTLDKLQGDPRDCASLFAS; encoded by the coding sequence ATGCGAACAACCCTTGTGGAACCACCTTTTTCGACCTGCCAAGGCACGCCCCAGAGGCTCCTTCTTGCCGAAGAACCTCTGGATCACCCCGGACCGACCCTTCTGGGCACCCGCGAGATACACCGCATGCGGGCAGGCGATCTTCTCGGTCGGGACACGTCTCCCCTGTTGCAGGCCGTTGCCCGGATATGGAACCCCACCCCTGACGGCAGGAGCGTTGCCGCCTGGATCATGCAATGCCTGGAACATACCCTGCCACGGGACGAAGCTCTGCACTGGCTTCCACGCGCCCGCTCCCTGGCCTGGATCACCCTGAGCGACAAGGGATCACAAGGCAAACGGGAAGATGCCAGCGGTCCGATCATCGAAGACCAGGTGCGGGAAACCATGGAACTCTCCCTGGCCAGGGGCTTTCTGATTCCGGATTCCCCAACCCGGCTCAGGGCGTTGTTGACCGATCTGGCCCTGTTTCAGGGCTTTGATCTCATCCTGACGACCGGTGGTACAGGAGTCGGTCCCAGGGACATCACCCCGGAAACAACCCTTGCCGTCATCGATAAACGTCTGCCGGGATTCGAGCATGCCATGACTGCAGCGTCCCTGGCCAAAACGCCCATGGGGGTGATCTCCAGGGCCGTGGCAGGAACCCTGGGCTCCTCCCTGATCATCAACCTCCCGGGAAGCCCCAAGGCCGTCCGGGAAAATCTGGCCGCAATCCTGCCGGCCATCGGCCATACCCTGGACAAGCTTCAAGGTGATCCCCGTGATTGCGCTTCGCTGTTTGCCTCATAA
- a CDS encoding DUF1614 domain-containing protein, which translates to MNPLFFLPFALLMFVLFIILLVFLFAFIQIGAISVAFAKLGLSSGQVFLLLVGSLLGSAINIPLYRRPLPINLDDGFLEMDFHGIWRHYRKFSARPMGRITEQVIAINFGGGVIPCFLSMYFLVQIGPSLGMALAFGVVTLTVYRLARPVPGLGIGIPFLIPPLLTVLATWILAPPGQEAQVAYVAGSLGTLFGADILHLMRDKSMNRLQAPMLSIGGAGTFDGIFLTGILAVLLA; encoded by the coding sequence ATGAACCCTCTTTTCTTTCTTCCCTTTGCCCTGCTGATGTTCGTTCTGTTCATCATCCTGCTTGTCTTTCTTTTCGCCTTTATCCAGATCGGGGCCATTTCCGTGGCCTTTGCCAAACTGGGCCTGTCATCGGGGCAGGTTTTTCTACTCCTTGTGGGTTCTTTGCTGGGCAGTGCCATCAATATTCCCTTGTATCGCCGGCCCTTGCCCATCAACCTAGACGACGGGTTCCTGGAGATGGACTTTCACGGCATCTGGAGGCATTATCGAAAATTCAGTGCCCGCCCCATGGGGCGCATCACGGAACAGGTCATTGCCATCAATTTTGGTGGCGGGGTGATCCCCTGCTTCCTGTCCATGTACTTTCTGGTTCAAATCGGTCCGTCCCTGGGCATGGCCCTGGCCTTTGGCGTGGTCACCCTGACTGTCTACAGGCTGGCCCGTCCGGTCCCCGGGCTGGGCATTGGCATCCCTTTTCTGATCCCGCCGCTTCTGACCGTCCTGGCCACCTGGATACTGGCGCCCCCCGGTCAGGAAGCGCAGGTGGCCTATGTTGCTGGCAGTCTGGGCACCCTGTTCGGGGCGGATATTCTCCACCTGATGCGTGACAAGAGCATGAACCGCCTCCAGGCTCCCATGCTGTCCATTGGCGGAGCCGGAACCTTTGACGGCATTTTTCTCACGGGAATTCTGGCCGTACTGCTTGCCTAA
- the rfbA gene encoding glucose-1-phosphate thymidylyltransferase RfbA: MKGIILAGGSGTRLYPLTLSVSKQLLPVYDKPMIYYPLSVLLLAGIRDILIISTPRDLGLFKELLGDGSALGISLSYLEQPRPEGLAQAFILGQDFIGQDNVCLVLGDNILYGDELSSILGESSRLEQGGIIFGYPVKDPSRYGVVEFDEQGVVLGIEEKPEHPRSKYAVPGIYFYDNEVVSVAKALKPSARGELEITDVNKAYLERGQLTVRLLGRGFAWLDAGTHESLQQAGTFVQAIQDRQGFRIACIEEIAFARGYIDAHQLERLAGQYKNDYGEYLREIAGKK; this comes from the coding sequence ATGAAAGGAATTATTCTTGCCGGCGGTTCCGGCACACGGCTCTACCCCCTGACCCTGTCCGTGAGCAAGCAATTGCTTCCGGTCTACGACAAACCCATGATCTATTATCCCTTGTCCGTACTTCTGTTGGCGGGTATCAGGGATATCCTGATCATTTCCACTCCCAGGGATCTGGGGTTGTTCAAAGAGCTTCTGGGCGACGGCTCGGCCCTGGGCATTTCCCTGTCATATCTTGAACAGCCACGGCCCGAAGGTTTGGCCCAGGCCTTTATCCTCGGGCAGGATTTCATTGGCCAGGACAATGTCTGTCTGGTTCTGGGCGATAACATCCTTTATGGAGATGAACTTTCAAGCATTCTTGGCGAAAGCTCCCGGCTCGAACAGGGGGGAATCATCTTTGGGTATCCGGTCAAGGATCCTTCCCGGTATGGCGTTGTGGAGTTCGATGAACAGGGCGTGGTCCTGGGTATTGAGGAAAAACCCGAGCACCCCAGGTCCAAGTATGCTGTCCCCGGAATCTATTTCTACGACAATGAGGTCGTGTCCGTTGCCAAGGCTCTCAAGCCTTCGGCCCGTGGAGAACTTGAGATCACTGATGTGAACAAGGCCTATCTGGAGCGGGGCCAATTGACGGTTCGTCTGCTTGGCCGCGGCTTTGCCTGGCTTGATGCCGGGACCCATGAATCCCTGCAGCAGGCAGGCACCTTTGTCCAGGCCATTCAGGACCGTCAGGGGTTTCGGATCGCCTGTATCGAGGAGATAGCCTTTGCCAGGGGATATATCGACGCGCACCAGCTAGAACGGCTGGCCGGACAGTACAAGAACGACTACGGAGAGTATCTGCGGGAGATTGCCGGCAAGAAGTAG
- the rpmH gene encoding 50S ribosomal protein L34: protein MKRTYQPSKTRRKRTHGFLVRSATKSGRAILKRRRAKGRKRLAV, encoded by the coding sequence ATGAAGCGTACTTATCAGCCAAGCAAAACCAGAAGGAAACGGACCCATGGCTTTTTGGTTCGTTCCGCCACCAAGAGCGGTCGGGCCATCCTCAAGAGAAGACGGGCAAAGGGGCGGAAGCGATTAGCCGTCTAG
- the rnpA gene encoding ribonuclease P protein component has translation MGRRYFTPHFILFVRHRKDQDPWRLGLAVSKKVGNAVQRNRIKRVVREFFRLHQDRVPSGIDYVVIPKRNVQAFDLAYEQVAKDLGTLIFSQISGRVASSETNGL, from the coding sequence CTGGGCCGTCGGTATTTTACGCCCCATTTCATCCTCTTTGTCCGCCACCGGAAGGACCAGGATCCCTGGAGGCTCGGTCTTGCCGTGAGCAAAAAAGTGGGCAATGCTGTGCAGCGCAATCGCATCAAACGGGTTGTGCGCGAATTTTTTCGCCTGCATCAGGATCGTGTTCCCTCCGGGATCGACTATGTGGTAATTCCCAAACGGAATGTTCAAGCCTTTGATCTTGCCTATGAGCAGGTTGCAAAGGATCTGGGAACATTGATCTTTTCACAAATCTCTGGTCGTGTGGCATCGTCTGAAACCAACGGCCTTTGA
- the yidD gene encoding membrane protein insertion efficiency factor YidD, protein MRHLLARVISVYQALISPLYPPCCRFVPTCSEYAREAVLVHGPCKGVWLAMKRIFRCHPGCKGGLDPVPLPKHHPTISRIKEKASHG, encoded by the coding sequence ATGCGCCATCTTCTCGCCAGAGTCATCTCTGTTTATCAAGCCCTGATCTCCCCCTTGTACCCCCCGTGTTGTCGTTTTGTCCCCACCTGTTCCGAATATGCCAGAGAAGCGGTTCTGGTACACGGACCTTGCAAGGGCGTCTGGCTGGCGATGAAGAGAATCTTCCGTTGTCATCCCGGGTGTAAGGGCGGACTGGATCCTGTTCCCCTGCCCAAGCACCATCCAACCATCAGCCGCATCAAAGAGAAAGCATCCCATGGATAA
- the yidC gene encoding membrane protein insertase YidC: MDNRRVVLAVALSIGVLLIWNWLFPPVPNAPVPSSEPQQSQTAPVPAAPQAAPAQTSPETPVAAPAVTFIPTEGKSVVVNTPLYKAVLNTDGGILEHFVLKQYTETIAQDSPHIDLITSEALNRAPLGIRWNRMPVWSDGTWGFSGQDLTLNGQEKGTLTFTGKLGSVTFIRTLSFGADRYEIEETLEVVNTTPAQVMGELEFSMASTGLSSKDDRYNRNLVAYLSDLGLEEENDEDDLKAGLALPSGNGLKWAGIENNYFILALAPLSGDMGIKAKLEGDVYRLLVGQNLIIEPGQSQRLSCTYYLGPKKNSAMASAPNELKRSIHYGWFDIIAKPLIKGLNFLYTYVGNYGVAIIILTIIIKILFWPLSQKSYKSMEKMKKIQPLMAQVREKYKDDRDQMNKEVMRLYKAHKVNPAGGCLPMILQIPVFFALYQALLGAIELRHAPFIAHLPMTDLVWLADLSAKDPFYITPIIMGATMFLQQKMTPTAGDPTQAKIMLFMPIVFTFIFLNFPSGLVIYWMVNNILSIAQQWMIARKL; this comes from the coding sequence ATGGATAATCGTCGCGTTGTACTTGCCGTAGCCCTGTCGATCGGAGTCTTGCTGATTTGGAACTGGTTGTTTCCACCTGTTCCAAACGCTCCGGTTCCGTCCTCCGAGCCCCAGCAGTCGCAAACGGCTCCGGTTCCCGCAGCACCCCAAGCAGCACCTGCGCAAACGTCTCCTGAGACTCCGGTTGCTGCTCCGGCGGTGACGTTCATTCCTACCGAGGGGAAGAGTGTCGTCGTGAACACGCCTTTGTACAAGGCGGTTTTGAACACGGATGGCGGCATTCTGGAACATTTTGTCCTCAAGCAGTATACGGAAACCATTGCGCAGGATTCTCCCCATATCGATCTGATTACCTCCGAGGCCCTGAACCGGGCTCCGCTGGGTATTCGCTGGAACAGGATGCCCGTGTGGAGCGATGGAACATGGGGTTTTTCCGGCCAGGATCTGACCTTGAACGGTCAGGAAAAAGGTACCCTGACCTTTACCGGCAAACTCGGTTCGGTCACTTTCATCAGAACCCTGTCGTTCGGGGCTGACCGGTACGAGATTGAAGAAACCCTTGAGGTGGTCAACACCACCCCGGCCCAGGTAATGGGTGAGCTGGAATTTTCGATGGCCAGCACCGGCCTGTCCAGCAAGGATGACCGGTACAACCGGAATCTTGTGGCCTATCTCTCCGACCTGGGTCTGGAAGAGGAAAATGATGAGGACGATTTAAAGGCCGGGTTGGCCCTTCCTTCGGGAAACGGGCTCAAGTGGGCCGGCATTGAGAACAACTATTTCATTCTTGCTCTGGCCCCCCTGTCCGGGGATATGGGCATCAAGGCCAAGCTGGAAGGGGATGTCTACCGTCTGCTCGTGGGGCAGAATCTGATCATTGAGCCCGGCCAGAGCCAGCGTCTTTCCTGCACCTATTATCTCGGGCCCAAGAAGAATTCGGCCATGGCCAGTGCGCCCAATGAACTCAAGAGGTCCATCCATTACGGATGGTTCGATATCATTGCCAAACCCCTTATCAAGGGATTGAATTTTCTGTACACCTATGTGGGCAACTACGGTGTGGCCATCATCATCCTGACCATCATCATCAAGATCCTTTTTTGGCCCTTGTCCCAAAAGAGCTACAAGTCCATGGAAAAGATGAAGAAGATCCAGCCGCTCATGGCCCAGGTCCGGGAGAAGTACAAGGATGACCGGGATCAGATGAACAAGGAGGTCATGCGCCTGTACAAGGCCCACAAGGTCAATCCGGCCGGGGGCTGTCTGCCCATGATACTGCAGATCCCCGTCTTCTTTGCCCTGTATCAGGCCTTGCTCGGGGCCATTGAATTGCGTCATGCCCCGTTCATCGCTCATCTTCCCATGACGGATCTCGTCTGGCTGGCTGATCTTTCGGCCAAGGATCCGTTTTACATCACGCCCATCATCATGGGAGCAACCATGTTCCTGCAGCAGAAGATGACGCCTACGGCAGGTGATCCGACCCAGGCCAAGATCATGCTGTTCATGCCCATTGTGTTCACCTTCATCTTCCTGAATTTTCCATCCGGTCTTGTTATCTACTGGATGGTCAACAACATTCTCTCCATTGCCCAACAATGGATGATTGCCCGTAAGCTGTAG
- the jag gene encoding RNA-binding cell elongation regulator Jag/EloR translates to MSEYKSFQGKNVDDAIAEACRHFKCSREELEVEILSGGSSGIFGLVGVKKAKIKARVRQIAEPKSAAASDHTESRMESAPRTKEPATRKPAKSSKPRSPRPNTNGKAAKPVEVQDASPSRGKGPGKQPRGNGQAGQGKPVQRRATRPVETSETPAVPRESMPAPEKQAAESRPVPADIDVEAARTCILESTRILLTNISDQGEIRIDMDKTPIEVVIEDDVNSGLIIGRDGQTLSSMQYLLNRIVSRKFPGVARIQLDAGDYREKQDEQLRKTAQLLAQKAKTSHRTQSTRPLSSYHRRVVHMALQDDRDILTRSKGDGPMKRVLIMARRKKNPAPGNGNVPVEPVEQSEPLVDHQES, encoded by the coding sequence ATGAGCGAGTACAAAAGTTTTCAGGGCAAGAATGTGGATGACGCCATTGCCGAGGCGTGTCGGCATTTCAAATGCTCGCGAGAGGAATTGGAAGTTGAAATCCTCAGCGGAGGATCCTCGGGTATTTTTGGACTGGTAGGGGTCAAAAAGGCCAAAATCAAGGCGCGGGTGCGTCAGATTGCAGAACCCAAATCGGCAGCAGCATCTGATCATACCGAGTCCCGCATGGAAAGTGCTCCCAGGACCAAGGAGCCTGCAACCAGAAAACCGGCCAAGTCTTCCAAGCCCAGGTCCCCGCGTCCAAACACCAACGGCAAGGCAGCCAAACCGGTTGAGGTTCAGGACGCATCTCCGTCCAGGGGTAAAGGGCCGGGCAAGCAGCCCCGGGGCAATGGCCAGGCAGGACAGGGCAAGCCCGTGCAGCGCAGGGCGACTCGCCCGGTTGAGACCTCTGAGACTCCTGCCGTGCCCAGAGAATCCATGCCCGCTCCGGAAAAACAGGCTGCCGAGTCCCGTCCTGTTCCTGCGGACATTGATGTGGAAGCGGCCCGCACGTGCATTCTTGAGAGCACACGGATTCTTCTGACCAATATTTCCGATCAGGGCGAAATCCGCATAGACATGGACAAGACACCCATTGAGGTGGTTATCGAGGATGATGTCAATTCCGGGCTGATCATCGGACGTGACGGTCAGACCCTTTCCTCCATGCAATACCTGCTCAACCGGATTGTTTCCCGGAAGTTTCCCGGGGTTGCACGGATTCAGCTTGATGCCGGCGATTATCGGGAAAAACAGGATGAGCAGTTGCGCAAGACAGCCCAGTTGCTCGCCCAAAAGGCCAAGACCAGTCACAGAACACAAAGCACTCGTCCCCTGAGTTCCTATCATCGTCGTGTGGTGCACATGGCCCTGCAGGATGATCGCGATATTCTGACCCGCAGCAAGGGGGATGGCCCCATGAAGCGCGTGCTGATCATGGCCCGGCGCAAGAAGAACCCTGCTCCTGGCAATGGGAACGTTCCTGTTGAACCGGTTGAACAGTCCGAGCCCCTTGTGGATCATCAGGAATCATGA